The following proteins come from a genomic window of Streptomyces sp. GS7:
- a CDS encoding glycosyltransferase family 39 protein, whose amino-acid sequence MTPRPSSTPGAPDQPPHTGPTAPPATPQERAMTPEASATGPDRSAREAVRETGVGQPGQSAGEAGRPGRSGEPAEGSVRLRTYEPRSGLRGLPERIVRGRPEDPRWARPALLALLVVTAALYLWDLSASRYANQFYSAAVQAGSESWKAFFFGSSDAANSITVDKPPASLWPMALSVRLFGLSSWAILVPEALMGVTTVGLLYATVRRRFGAAAGLLSAGALAITPVAAMMFRFNNPDAMLCLVMVCAVACVLRALEEGRTKWLVLAGVCFGLGFLTKTLQAWLILPAMALVYVCCAPVALRKRLGQLLLAGLAIVLSAGWWVAVVELLPASARPYVGGSQTNSFLELTFGYNGFGRIDGNERGSVGGHGGGHGGGPGGPGGGGGWGQTGITRLFSSDMGGQISWLLPAALILLVVAVCVLWRARRAVAAERAAQRTEFLVWGGAMLMTFTIFSFMSGIFHQYYNIALSPYVAALVGMGSVFVWRHGGRLGRIVLAVVAGVTAAWSYVLLDRSPQWLPWLRWTVLVLGLLAALGLLLAAGSGTRRSPAGVDGGAADAEGGAAGAADAEAGAAARPAARQRRRLAAVAAGLGVATALAGPLAYTLNTVNTPKGGSIVVAGPAVQGGRGFGGGGRGQWAGGGRTAMQRGGNGHAPGGFPAPGGAGRGFPGQPGGALAERLGGAHGMGGMGGLLNGATVSASAKRLVGQDADRYTWVAAAVGSQSAASYQLATQKPVMAIGGFNGSDPSPTLAQFQRYVAEGKIHYFIAGGRDGSGGGRTGKGGRGGGFPGGPGGGQGPSSKISAWIEKTFKKVTVGGATFYDLTQKKV is encoded by the coding sequence ATGACCCCCCGTCCGTCCAGTACGCCCGGTGCGCCGGATCAGCCGCCGCACACGGGCCCGACCGCACCGCCGGCGACACCACAGGAGAGAGCGATGACCCCGGAGGCGTCCGCCACCGGCCCCGACCGGTCCGCACGGGAAGCCGTGCGGGAAACGGGAGTTGGCCAGCCCGGCCAGTCCGCAGGAGAGGCCGGTCGGCCCGGCCGGTCCGGAGAGCCCGCGGAGGGATCCGTGCGGCTCCGTACGTATGAACCCCGGAGCGGGCTGCGCGGACTGCCGGAGCGGATCGTGCGGGGACGGCCGGAGGACCCCCGCTGGGCTCGGCCCGCGCTGCTGGCGCTGCTGGTGGTCACCGCCGCGCTCTACCTCTGGGACCTCTCGGCGTCGCGGTACGCCAACCAGTTCTACTCGGCCGCCGTACAGGCCGGCAGCGAGAGCTGGAAGGCGTTCTTCTTCGGGTCGTCGGACGCGGCGAACTCCATCACCGTCGACAAGCCGCCGGCCTCGCTCTGGCCGATGGCGCTGTCCGTACGGCTCTTCGGGCTCAGCTCCTGGGCGATCCTGGTGCCCGAGGCGCTGATGGGCGTGACGACGGTCGGTCTGCTCTACGCGACCGTGCGGCGCCGGTTCGGCGCGGCGGCCGGTCTGCTGTCGGCGGGCGCGCTGGCGATCACCCCGGTCGCCGCGATGATGTTCCGCTTCAACAACCCGGACGCGATGCTCTGCCTCGTGATGGTCTGCGCCGTGGCGTGCGTGCTGCGTGCCCTGGAGGAGGGCCGGACGAAGTGGCTGGTGCTGGCCGGCGTCTGCTTCGGGCTGGGCTTCCTCACCAAGACCCTCCAGGCGTGGCTGATCCTGCCGGCGATGGCCCTGGTCTACGTCTGCTGCGCGCCGGTCGCGCTGCGCAAGCGGCTGGGGCAGCTGCTGCTGGCCGGACTGGCGATCGTGCTGTCCGCCGGCTGGTGGGTGGCGGTGGTCGAGCTGCTGCCGGCGTCCGCGCGCCCGTATGTGGGCGGTTCGCAGACCAACAGCTTCCTGGAGCTGACGTTCGGCTACAACGGCTTCGGGCGGATCGACGGGAACGAGCGGGGCAGCGTCGGCGGTCACGGTGGCGGGCACGGTGGCGGTCCCGGCGGTCCGGGCGGCGGTGGCGGCTGGGGCCAGACCGGCATCACCCGGCTGTTCTCCTCCGACATGGGCGGGCAGATCTCCTGGCTGCTGCCGGCCGCGCTGATCCTGCTGGTCGTGGCGGTGTGCGTGCTGTGGCGGGCGCGGCGTGCGGTGGCCGCCGAACGGGCCGCGCAGCGCACGGAGTTCCTGGTGTGGGGCGGCGCGATGCTGATGACGTTCACGATCTTCAGCTTCATGTCCGGGATCTTCCACCAGTACTACAACATCGCGCTGTCGCCCTACGTCGCGGCGCTGGTCGGTATGGGGTCGGTGTTCGTCTGGCGGCACGGCGGCCGGCTGGGCCGGATCGTGCTCGCGGTGGTGGCCGGGGTGACCGCGGCCTGGTCGTACGTCCTGCTGGACCGGTCGCCGCAGTGGCTGCCGTGGCTGCGCTGGACCGTGCTGGTGCTCGGCCTGCTGGCGGCGCTCGGTCTGCTGCTGGCGGCGGGGAGCGGAACCCGGCGCTCGCCGGCCGGGGTTGACGGTGGCGCGGCGGACGCCGAGGGCGGTGCGGCCGGGGCCGCGGACGCCGAGGCCGGGGCCGCTGCTCGTCCGGCCGCGCGGCAGCGGCGGCGGCTCGCGGCGGTGGCGGCCGGGCTCGGGGTGGCGACGGCGCTGGCCGGACCGCTCGCGTACACGCTGAACACCGTCAACACCCCCAAGGGCGGCTCGATCGTCGTCGCCGGTCCGGCTGTCCAGGGTGGCCGGGGCTTCGGCGGCGGCGGACGCGGCCAGTGGGCCGGCGGCGGGCGGACGGCCATGCAGCGGGGCGGCAACGGGCATGCGCCGGGCGGCTTCCCCGCACCGGGCGGTGCCGGCCGCGGCTTCCCCGGGCAGCCGGGCGGCGCCCTCGCCGAACGCCTCGGCGGGGCGCACGGGATGGGCGGTATGGGCGGTCTGCTCAACGGTGCCACGGTGAGCGCCTCGGCCAAGCGCCTGGTGGGGCAGGACGCGGACCGGTACACCTGGGTCGCCGCGGCCGTCGGCTCCCAGAGCGCCGCGAGCTACCAACTCGCCACCCAGAAGCCGGTGATGGCGATCGGCGGCTTCAACGGGAGCGACCCGTCGCCGACCCTCGCCCAGTTCCAGCGGTATGTCGCGGAAGGGAAGATCCACTACTTCATCGCCGGTGGGCGTGACGGCTCCGGCGGCGGACGGACGGGCAAGGGCGGGCGGGGCGGCGGCTTCCCCGGCGGTCCCGGCGGCGGCCAGGGCCCCTCGTCCAAGATCAGCGCCTGGATCGAGAAGACCTTCAAGAAGGTCACCGTGGGCGGCGCCACCTTCTACGACCTGACGCAGAAGAAGGTGTAG
- a CDS encoding bifunctional glycosyltransferase family 2/GtrA family protein has product MTTPPPTQTPLGSLPPREHLRPGQTETVLDVVIPVYNEENDLEPCVRRLHDHLVRTFPYGFRITIADNASTDRTPEIAARLDDTMDNVTAVRLEQKGRGRALRTVWSLSEAPVLAYMDVDLSTDLNALLPLVAPLISGHSDLAIGSRLSRSARVVRGPKREFISRTYNLILRGSLAARFSDAQCGFKAIRGDVADRLLPMVEDTGWFFDTEMLVLAERAGLRIHEVPVDWVDDPDSTVHIVRTATDDLKGVWRVGRALATGALPLDRLARPFGDDPRDRQLSGVPGGLARQLVGFCVVGALSTLLYLGLYSLFRLGVGPQIANAGALLVSALGNTAANRRLTFGVRGRDRAVRHQAQGLVVFAIGLVLTSGSLAALDSATGSPSHTSELTVLVAANLAATVLRFLLFRAWVFPERERREAAAGPAAQGAGQADDRPGPAPSGANDRNDLSRSA; this is encoded by the coding sequence ATGACGACGCCACCGCCGACCCAGACGCCACTGGGTTCCCTGCCACCACGTGAGCATCTGCGACCGGGCCAGACCGAGACGGTCCTCGATGTCGTGATTCCCGTCTACAACGAGGAGAACGACCTCGAACCGTGCGTGCGCCGCCTGCACGACCACCTCGTACGGACCTTCCCCTACGGGTTCCGGATCACCATCGCCGACAACGCGAGCACCGATCGCACGCCCGAGATCGCCGCCCGGCTCGACGACACGATGGACAACGTCACCGCGGTCCGGCTGGAGCAGAAGGGCCGCGGCCGGGCGCTGCGCACCGTGTGGTCGCTGTCCGAGGCGCCGGTGCTGGCCTACATGGACGTCGATCTGTCCACCGACCTCAACGCGCTGCTGCCGCTGGTCGCACCGCTGATCTCCGGGCACTCGGACCTGGCGATCGGCTCCCGGCTCAGCCGCAGCGCGCGGGTGGTGCGCGGGCCGAAGCGGGAGTTCATCTCGCGGACCTACAACCTGATCCTGCGCGGCTCGCTGGCCGCCCGGTTCTCCGACGCGCAGTGCGGTTTCAAGGCCATCCGCGGCGATGTCGCCGACCGGCTGCTGCCGATGGTCGAGGACACCGGGTGGTTCTTCGACACCGAGATGCTGGTGCTCGCCGAGCGGGCCGGGCTGCGGATCCACGAGGTGCCGGTGGACTGGGTCGACGACCCCGACAGCACCGTGCACATCGTGCGGACGGCGACCGATGACCTCAAGGGCGTCTGGCGGGTGGGGCGGGCGCTGGCGACCGGTGCGCTGCCGCTGGACCGGCTGGCCCGGCCGTTCGGCGACGATCCGCGGGACCGGCAGCTGTCCGGGGTGCCGGGCGGGCTGGCGCGGCAGCTCGTCGGGTTCTGCGTCGTCGGGGCGCTCAGCACGCTGCTCTACCTCGGCCTCTACTCCCTCTTCCGGCTCGGGGTGGGCCCCCAGATCGCCAACGCCGGCGCCCTGCTGGTGTCCGCTCTCGGCAACACGGCGGCCAACCGCCGGCTGACGTTCGGAGTGCGCGGGCGGGACCGGGCGGTCCGCCATCAGGCGCAGGGGCTGGTGGTCTTCGCCATCGGCCTGGTGCTGACCAGCGGCTCGCTGGCCGCCCTGGACTCCGCCACCGGCAGCCCCTCGCACACCAGCGAGCTGACGGTGCTGGTGGCCGCCAACCTCGCCGCGACGGTGCTGCGGTTCCTGCTCTTCCGCGCCTGGGTGTTCCCCGAGCGCGAGCGGCGGGAGGCGGCGGCCGGCCCGGCCGCCCAGGGCGCCGGGCAGGCCGACGACCGTCCAGGGCCCGCGCCGTCCGGTGCGAACGACCGCAACGACCTTTCACGGAGCGCTTGA
- a CDS encoding sensor histidine kinase, translating to MVASLSRRRWTLRTRLVVSAVALIAVVGTVIGAVTTIALHQYMQGQLDRQLWESVKRAAEPHPLDPLHDDGLDFVAMGGQPFGAVGARVGPDGAIGAGALLNRSTSRLPSERLDALSASQVAALNAVPRDGAPHGVHLPGLGHYRVESAKDGRLVLGLPTGEVDGTVDRLVRIEGFVTVSGLAAAGIAGSVMVGFALRPLKRVAATATRVSELPLHQGEVALHVRVPAAEADARTEVGQVGAALNRMLGHVGSALSARQESEMRVRRFVADASHELRTPLASIRGYAELTRRGKERPGPETRHALGRIESEAERMTGLVEDLLLLARLDSGRPLSYESTDLLPLVVDAVSDARAAGPDHRWRLELPDEPALVHGDAGRLHQILVNLLANARTHTPEGTTVTARVRGRVRGAGADLGAPAHRAVPGERGAFGAYGAFGAGFVQLEVEDDGPGIPQALLPRVFERFARGDASRSRAAGSTGLGLAIVQAVVAAHRGTVSVQSVPGRTVFTVTLPTARP from the coding sequence CTGGTCGCCTCCCTCTCGCGGCGGCGCTGGACCTTGCGGACGCGGCTCGTGGTGTCGGCGGTGGCGCTGATCGCGGTGGTGGGAACCGTGATCGGGGCCGTGACGACCATCGCGCTGCACCAGTACATGCAGGGGCAGTTGGACCGGCAGCTGTGGGAGTCGGTCAAGCGGGCGGCGGAGCCGCATCCGCTTGACCCCCTGCATGACGACGGGCTGGATTTCGTCGCCATGGGAGGCCAGCCCTTCGGTGCGGTGGGCGCGCGGGTCGGGCCGGACGGGGCGATCGGGGCCGGGGCGCTGCTGAACCGCTCGACGAGCCGCCTGCCGTCGGAGCGGCTGGACGCGCTGAGCGCGAGCCAGGTCGCGGCGCTGAACGCGGTGCCGCGGGACGGTGCGCCGCACGGCGTCCACCTGCCCGGCCTCGGGCACTACCGGGTGGAGTCCGCCAAGGACGGCCGGCTGGTGCTCGGGCTGCCGACCGGTGAGGTCGACGGGACGGTCGACCGGCTGGTGCGGATCGAGGGCTTTGTGACGGTGTCCGGGCTGGCGGCGGCCGGGATCGCGGGCTCCGTCATGGTCGGGTTCGCGCTGCGGCCGCTGAAGCGGGTGGCCGCCACGGCGACGCGGGTGTCCGAACTGCCGCTCCACCAGGGCGAGGTGGCGCTGCACGTCCGGGTCCCGGCGGCCGAGGCGGATGCGCGTACGGAGGTCGGCCAGGTCGGGGCGGCGCTGAACCGGATGCTGGGGCATGTCGGTTCGGCGCTCTCGGCGCGGCAGGAGAGCGAGATGCGGGTGCGGCGGTTCGTCGCCGACGCCAGCCATGAGCTGCGTACGCCGCTGGCGTCGATACGGGGCTATGCCGAGCTGACCCGGCGCGGGAAGGAGCGGCCGGGGCCGGAGACCCGGCATGCGCTGGGGCGGATCGAGTCCGAGGCGGAGCGGATGACGGGGCTGGTGGAGGATCTGCTGCTGCTCGCCCGGCTCGACTCCGGGCGCCCGCTCTCGTACGAGAGCACCGATCTCTTGCCGCTGGTGGTGGACGCGGTGAGCGATGCCAGGGCGGCCGGGCCCGATCACCGCTGGCGGCTGGAGCTGCCCGACGAGCCCGCACTGGTCCACGGCGACGCGGGCCGACTGCACCAGATCCTGGTCAATCTGCTGGCCAACGCCCGTACGCACACGCCGGAGGGGACGACGGTCACGGCACGGGTGCGGGGCCGGGTGCGCGGAGCGGGCGCGGACCTCGGGGCCCCGGCGCACCGCGCGGTCCCCGGGGAGCGCGGGGCCTTCGGAGCGTACGGGGCCTTCGGGGCCGGGTTCGTCCAGTTGGAGGTGGAGGACGACGGGCCCGGGATCCCGCAGGCGCTGCTGCCGCGGGTCTTCGAGCGGTTCGCGCGCGGGGACGCGTCCCGTTCGCGGGCGGCCGGGAGCACGGGGCTGGGGCTGGCCATCGTGCAGGCGGTGGTCGCCGCGCACCGGGGGACGGTCAGCGTGCAGAGCGTCCCGGGGCGGACGGTCTTCACGGTGACGCTGCCGACGGCCCGCCCGTAG
- a CDS encoding response regulator transcription factor, producing MTLTSSSSSASYRAPASGSSSRGVPGKQPELLRADGSPVRVLVVDDESSLADLLSLALRYEGWDIRSEGDGAGALRCARSWRPDAVLLDVMLPDMDGLTVLGRLRRELPDVPVLFLTAKDAVEDRIAGLTAGGDDYVTKPFSLEEVVARLRGLLRRAGATTARSESLLTVGDLVLDEDSHEVWRDGQDIHLTATEFELLRYLMRNPRRVLSKTQILDRVWSYDFGGQANVVELYISYLRRKIDAGREPMIHTRRGAGYLIKPVG from the coding sequence ATGACCCTGACTTCGTCGTCGTCCTCAGCGTCCTACCGTGCGCCGGCTTCCGGCTCGTCCTCCAGGGGGGTGCCGGGGAAGCAGCCGGAGCTGCTGCGGGCGGACGGCAGCCCGGTGCGGGTGCTGGTCGTCGACGACGAGTCCTCGCTCGCGGATCTGCTGTCGCTGGCCCTGCGGTACGAGGGCTGGGACATCCGGTCCGAGGGGGACGGCGCGGGTGCGCTGCGGTGTGCCCGCAGCTGGCGGCCGGATGCGGTGCTGCTCGATGTGATGCTGCCGGACATGGACGGGCTGACGGTGCTCGGCCGGCTGCGGCGTGAACTGCCGGACGTACCGGTGCTGTTCCTCACCGCCAAGGACGCGGTCGAGGACCGGATCGCCGGGCTGACGGCGGGCGGCGACGACTATGTCACCAAGCCGTTCAGCCTGGAGGAGGTGGTGGCCAGGCTGCGCGGGCTGCTGCGCCGGGCCGGGGCGACCACCGCACGCAGCGAGTCGCTGCTGACGGTGGGCGATCTGGTGCTGGACGAGGACAGCCACGAGGTCTGGCGGGACGGTCAGGACATCCATCTGACGGCGACCGAATTCGAGTTGCTGCGCTATCTGATGCGTAACCCGCGGCGGGTGCTGAGCAAGACGCAGATTCTGGACCGGGTGTGGAGCTATGACTTCGGGGGCCAGGCCAACGTCGTCGAGCTGTACATCTCGTACCTGCGGCGGAAGATCGACGCGGGGCGGGAGCCGATGATCCACACCCGGCGGGGTGCGGGCTATCTGATCAAGCCGGTGGGGTAG
- a CDS encoding NADPH-dependent FMN reductase: MHLLALSGSLRARSSNGAVLRSALDLVDGPTATADIGALPHFNPDLDGEDATPPPPVAALRTAVATADALLIVSPEYAHGVPGVLKNALDWLVSSGECVDKPVAVITASPFPTGGDHANAQLRETLRMMTAQVVTAACREIPAIGPKVDPATERVTDQPTLADLRTALTHLSAATTA; this comes from the coding sequence ATGCATCTCCTGGCCCTCTCCGGCAGCCTGCGCGCCCGCTCCTCCAACGGAGCCGTGCTGCGCTCCGCCCTCGACCTCGTCGACGGCCCCACCGCCACCGCGGACATCGGCGCGCTCCCGCACTTCAACCCCGACCTGGACGGCGAGGACGCCACACCCCCGCCCCCGGTCGCCGCCCTGCGTACCGCCGTCGCGACCGCCGACGCCCTGCTCATCGTCAGCCCGGAGTACGCGCACGGCGTCCCCGGCGTCCTCAAGAACGCCCTCGACTGGCTGGTCAGCAGCGGCGAATGCGTCGACAAGCCGGTCGCCGTCATCACCGCCTCGCCGTTCCCCACCGGCGGCGACCACGCCAACGCCCAACTCCGCGAGACCCTGCGCATGATGACGGCACAGGTCGTCACCGCCGCCTGCCGCGAGATCCCCGCCATCGGGCCCAAGGTCGACCCCGCCACCGAGCGCGTCACCGACCAGCCCACCCTCGCCGACCTCCGCACCGCCCTGACCCACCTGTCCGCGGCCACCACGGCCTGA
- a CDS encoding amidohydrolase family protein — protein sequence MEGDERVAEFWRGLGLPGLIDVHTHFMPERVMAKVWAYFDAAGPLVGRRWPIAYRFEEDARLAVLRGFGVRAFTAMVYPHKPGMARWLNGWAADFAARTPDCLRTATFFPEDGAAACVRHELDGGARVFKAHVQVGAYDPADARLDAVWGVLAEAGVPVVVHCGSGPVPGKYTGPEPIARVLARHPRLRLVIAHMGMPEYADFLELAERCPEVYLDTTMAFTDFAERAAPFPRAERGRLRDLGERVLFGSDFPNIPYGYAHALEALGRLELGDEWLRAVCYGNGARLFGVGTGSGGGGGGGDGDRDGGGDRDGGR from the coding sequence GTGGAGGGCGATGAGCGGGTCGCGGAGTTCTGGCGGGGGCTGGGGCTGCCGGGGCTGATCGATGTGCACACGCACTTCATGCCGGAGCGGGTGATGGCGAAGGTGTGGGCGTATTTCGACGCCGCGGGCCCGTTGGTGGGGCGGCGCTGGCCGATCGCGTACCGCTTCGAGGAGGACGCGCGGCTGGCGGTGCTGCGGGGCTTCGGCGTGCGGGCGTTCACGGCGATGGTCTATCCGCACAAGCCCGGGATGGCGCGGTGGCTGAACGGGTGGGCGGCGGACTTCGCGGCCCGCACGCCGGACTGCCTGCGGACGGCGACGTTCTTCCCGGAGGACGGGGCCGCGGCCTGCGTACGCCACGAACTCGACGGCGGGGCCCGGGTGTTCAAGGCACATGTGCAGGTGGGGGCGTACGACCCGGCGGACGCGCGGCTGGACGCGGTGTGGGGTGTGCTGGCGGAGGCCGGGGTGCCGGTGGTCGTCCACTGCGGTTCGGGGCCGGTGCCGGGGAAGTACACCGGGCCCGAGCCGATCGCCCGGGTGCTGGCCCGGCATCCCCGCCTGCGGCTGGTGATCGCGCACATGGGGATGCCGGAGTACGCCGATTTCCTGGAGCTCGCGGAGCGCTGTCCGGAGGTGTATCTGGATACGACGATGGCCTTCACGGACTTCGCCGAGCGGGCCGCGCCGTTCCCGCGGGCGGAGCGTGGGCGGCTGCGGGATCTGGGCGAGCGGGTGCTGTTCGGGAGCGACTTCCCCAACATCCCGTACGGCTACGCGCATGCCCTGGAGGCGCTCGGGCGGCTGGAGTTGGGCGACGAGTGGCTGCGGGCGGTGTGCTACGGGAACGGGGCGCGGCTGTTCGGGGTGGGGACGGGTTCGGGAGGCGGAGGCGGAGGCGGGGACGGAGACAGGGATGGGGGCGGGGACCGGGACGGGGGACGTTAG
- a CDS encoding DUF2797 domain-containing protein, with translation MWRCTGPRWSGGRPGAGPEGPFGQRLGWYCAERGEERESLLPAGRALAFAALGERRCLGVRRGGRWIVCPYGAEIDGAAAKDQCPRCARLDRSRSVAADTMADDPRPYGVYLAYFGPGLLKVGITAAERGTARLVEQGAVAYAWLGRGPLMAARRAEALLGSALGVPDRFAKEAKRAARGALPPLPERAGELAQLHRAARRLAGWPETLDPVEFACGDHAELFGLERIPAVGVVELGGLTAGAEIVAEVVAGVGADVYLRLVGEAGAEGRGAGGGSGRGGSGTGGVVAVLDARLLAGWVLGAARGPVTTVPVRAAARGEGRGEGEGGQEGLF, from the coding sequence GTGTGGCGATGTACGGGACCGCGGTGGTCGGGCGGCAGGCCGGGGGCCGGGCCGGAGGGGCCGTTCGGCCAGCGGCTCGGCTGGTACTGCGCCGAGCGGGGGGAGGAGCGGGAGAGCCTGCTGCCGGCGGGGAGGGCGCTGGCGTTCGCGGCGCTGGGGGAGCGGCGCTGCCTGGGGGTGCGGCGCGGCGGTCGGTGGATCGTGTGCCCGTACGGGGCGGAGATCGACGGGGCGGCGGCGAAGGACCAGTGCCCGCGGTGTGCGCGGCTGGACCGGTCGCGTTCGGTGGCGGCGGACACCATGGCGGACGATCCGCGCCCGTACGGCGTCTATCTGGCGTACTTCGGGCCGGGCCTGCTGAAGGTGGGGATCACGGCCGCGGAGCGCGGGACGGCGCGGCTGGTGGAGCAGGGCGCGGTGGCGTACGCCTGGCTGGGGCGCGGGCCGCTGATGGCGGCGCGGCGGGCGGAGGCGCTGCTGGGGAGCGCGCTGGGGGTGCCCGACCGGTTCGCGAAGGAGGCGAAGCGGGCGGCGCGCGGGGCCCTGCCGCCGCTGCCGGAGCGGGCCGGTGAGCTGGCACAACTCCACCGTGCGGCACGGCGGTTGGCGGGCTGGCCGGAGACGCTGGATCCGGTGGAGTTCGCCTGCGGGGACCATGCGGAGCTGTTCGGGCTGGAGCGGATTCCGGCCGTCGGCGTCGTGGAGCTGGGCGGGTTGACGGCGGGGGCGGAGATCGTGGCGGAAGTGGTGGCCGGTGTGGGGGCGGATGTGTATCTGCGGTTGGTGGGGGAGGCCGGGGCGGAGGGGCGTGGTGCGGGTGGCGGCTCCGGGCGGGGCGGCTCCGGGACGGGCGGGGTGGTCGCGGTGCTGGATGCGCGGTTGCTGGCGGGGTGGGTGCTGGGGGCGGCGCGGGGGCCGGTGACGACGGTGCCGGTGCGGGCGGCGGCGAGGGGGGAGGGGAGAGGCGAGGGGGAAGGGGGGCAGGAGGGGTTGTTCTGA
- a CDS encoding GlxA family transcriptional regulator: MVGVGDTAGVRRHRVAVLVRPGLLPMEIGIVHRIFGQARSAAGEPLYELVTCTPEPGELPTDTDFTVNVAHGPEALDDADTVVVPASGEDYDGEQREGRLSPGMAAALARIRPGTRIASVCTGAFVLAAAGLLDGRRATTHWRSADDFRRMFPAVELDPDVLYTDEGDVLTAAGVASGVDLCLHMVRCDHGAAVANDVARRTVVPPHREGGQAQYIQRPVPEPQLSSTSVARAWALEHLDRPLSLRELAAREAMSVRTFTRRFREEVGVSPLQWLTRQRIERARQLLEETDLTVDRIAAETGFGTAASLRQHLHTALGVSPRAYRSTFRGVGV, encoded by the coding sequence ATGGTGGGCGTGGGTGATACGGCGGGGGTGCGGCGGCACCGGGTGGCGGTTCTGGTGCGGCCGGGGTTGCTGCCGATGGAGATCGGGATCGTGCACCGGATCTTCGGGCAGGCCAGGTCGGCGGCGGGGGAGCCGCTGTACGAGCTGGTGACGTGCACGCCGGAGCCCGGGGAGCTGCCTACGGACACCGACTTCACGGTGAACGTGGCGCACGGGCCGGAGGCGCTGGACGACGCGGACACGGTGGTGGTGCCGGCTTCCGGGGAGGACTACGACGGCGAGCAGCGGGAGGGCCGGCTGAGTCCGGGGATGGCCGCGGCGCTGGCGCGGATCCGGCCGGGGACGCGGATCGCGTCGGTCTGCACGGGGGCGTTCGTCCTGGCCGCCGCCGGGCTGCTGGACGGCCGGCGGGCCACGACGCACTGGCGGTCGGCGGACGACTTCCGGCGGATGTTCCCGGCCGTCGAGCTGGATCCGGACGTGCTGTACACGGACGAGGGCGATGTGCTGACGGCGGCCGGGGTCGCCTCGGGCGTCGATCTGTGTCTGCACATGGTGCGCTGCGACCACGGGGCGGCGGTGGCCAACGACGTCGCGCGGCGGACGGTCGTACCGCCGCACCGGGAGGGCGGGCAGGCGCAGTACATACAGCGGCCGGTGCCGGAGCCGCAGCTGTCCTCGACGAGCGTGGCGCGGGCCTGGGCGCTGGAGCACCTGGACCGGCCGCTGAGCCTGCGGGAGCTGGCGGCGCGGGAGGCGATGAGCGTACGGACCTTCACCCGGCGGTTCCGGGAGGAGGTGGGGGTCTCGCCGCTCCAGTGGCTGACCCGCCAACGGATCGAGCGGGCCCGGCAGTTGCTGGAGGAGACGGATTTGACGGTGGACCGGATCGCGGCGGAGACGGGGTTCGGGACGGCGGCTTCGCTGCGGCAGCATCTGCACACGGCGCTGGGGGTCTCGCCGCGGGCCTATCGCAGCACGTTCCGGGGGGTGGGGGTGTAG
- a CDS encoding NAD(P)H-dependent oxidoreductase, which yields MKVLWLFAHPDHRSLSGSLKAEGLRTLEAHGHQHRVSDLYAMKWNPLVDAADYGTHDPADRLHIADASERAHAAGRLSPDIVAEQEKVTWADTLVVQFPLWWYGMPAILKGWFDRVFIKGFAFGLTDPATGRSRRYGDGPLTGKRAMVVVTAGARAATLGPRGVSGDLNDLLFPLQHGTFWYTGMSVAPPLLIPSADRTTPDAYETAATRLRDRLLTLPTTDPLPFRHQNTGDYDDDLLLHPHLTPAAPTGPVAHYTAPPPPAHP from the coding sequence ATGAAGGTCCTCTGGCTGTTCGCCCACCCCGACCACCGTTCCCTCAGCGGCTCCCTCAAGGCGGAGGGGCTGCGCACCCTCGAAGCCCACGGCCACCAGCACCGGGTCTCCGACCTCTACGCCATGAAATGGAACCCGCTCGTCGACGCCGCCGACTACGGCACCCACGACCCGGCCGACCGCCTCCACATCGCCGACGCGTCCGAACGCGCCCACGCCGCGGGCAGGTTGAGCCCGGACATCGTCGCCGAACAGGAGAAGGTCACCTGGGCCGACACCCTCGTCGTCCAGTTCCCCCTCTGGTGGTACGGGATGCCCGCCATCCTCAAGGGCTGGTTCGACCGCGTCTTCATCAAGGGCTTCGCCTTCGGCCTCACCGACCCCGCCACCGGCCGCTCCCGCCGCTACGGCGACGGCCCCCTGACCGGCAAGCGCGCCATGGTCGTCGTCACCGCCGGCGCCCGCGCCGCCACCCTCGGCCCCCGGGGCGTCAGCGGCGACCTCAACGATCTCCTCTTCCCCCTCCAGCACGGCACCTTCTGGTACACCGGCATGTCCGTCGCCCCGCCCCTGCTGATCCCCAGCGCGGACCGCACCACCCCCGACGCCTACGAAACCGCCGCCACCCGCCTGCGGGACCGCCTGCTCACCCTCCCCACCACGGACCCGCTCCCCTTCCGCCACCAGAACACCGGCGACTACGACGACGACCTGCTCCTGCACCCCCACCTGACCCCGGCAGCCCCCACGGGCCCCGTCGCCCACTACACCGCCCCACCCCCGCCGGCCCACCCCTGA